One segment of Pleomorphomonas sp. PLEO DNA contains the following:
- a CDS encoding NADPH-dependent F420 reductase, which yields MTPPGCHQQHGKLQETDMSTISIIGAGTMATAIAGRVAKAGHTVEVVNRDPAKARALAEQLAAGATTGTYGAAPTGDIVILAVPYGSATAVVVDFGKALDGKVIIDVANPVAPDLTGLVTPHGSSGAQETAKGLPAGAHVVKAFNTIFGHVLAKGGRLDAFIAGDDAAAKARVSALLESLDLRPLDIGGLRMAATLEALGLMMIGLAKNGAGTWDLAMNVDIGV from the coding sequence CTGACCCCGCCAGGATGTCACCAACAACACGGCAAACTTCAGGAGACTGACATGAGCACCATCAGCATCATCGGCGCGGGAACCATGGCCACGGCGATCGCCGGCCGTGTCGCCAAGGCTGGACACACCGTCGAGGTCGTCAACCGCGACCCCGCCAAGGCGCGGGCGCTGGCCGAGCAGCTCGCCGCCGGAGCAACCACGGGGACCTACGGCGCCGCGCCGACGGGCGACATCGTCATTCTCGCCGTGCCCTACGGCAGCGCGACGGCGGTGGTGGTCGACTTTGGCAAAGCGCTGGACGGCAAGGTGATCATCGACGTCGCCAACCCGGTTGCCCCCGACCTCACGGGCCTCGTCACCCCGCATGGCAGTTCCGGGGCGCAGGAGACCGCCAAGGGCCTGCCCGCCGGCGCGCATGTGGTGAAGGCGTTCAACACCATCTTCGGCCACGTGCTTGCCAAGGGCGGACGCCTCGACGCGTTCATCGCGGGCGACGACGCGGCGGCTAAGGCGCGCGTCTCGGCCCTCCTCGAAAGCCTCGACCTGCGTCCGCTGGATATCGGCGGCCTGCGTATGGCGGCGACGCTGGAGGCCCTTGGCCTGATGATGATCGGCCTCGCCAAAAACGGCGCCGGCACCTGGGATTTGGCCATGAACGTCGATATCGGGGTGTAG
- the thrS gene encoding threonine--tRNA ligase → MIHVTFPDGSQREYAPGTTGAEIAAQISKSLSKKAVAMALDGVLSDLNDPIVTDARLEIVTRDDPRALELIRHDAAHVMAEAVQELFPGTQVTIGPVIDNGFYYDFFRPEGPFTTDDLPKIETKMREIIARDKPFTKQVWSRDEAKDWFEKKGEAFKVELVDAIPADQKIKMYAQGDWMDLCRGPHMTSTGKIGTAFKLMKVAGAYWRGDSDRDMLTRIYATAWHTEEDLKAYLTMLEEAEKRDHRRLGREMDLFHFQEEGPGVVFWHQKGWAMFQELTAYMRRRLKGEYQEVNAPQILDKVLWETSGHWGWYKENMFAVQSAGDEAEDKRIFALKPMNCPGHIQIFKHGLKSYRDLPMRLAEFGAVHRYEPSGAMHGLMRVRGFTQDDAHIFCTEADMAAECLKINDLILSVYEDFGFKEITVKLSTRPEKRVGSDDLWDHAEEVMTRVLGEIAEKSGGRIKTGINPGEGAFYGPKFEYTLRDAIGREWQCGTTQVDFNLPERFGAFYVDADGSKKTPVMIHRAICGSMERFLGILIENFAGHFPLWFAPAQVMVTTITSEADAYAQEVYQKLLKAGVRVDIDLRNEKINYKVREHSLAKIPLIFVCGRKEAEELSVNVRTLGSQYPKSMPLGEALAMVKAEIVPPDVKRALLED, encoded by the coding sequence ATGATCCACGTGACTTTCCCCGACGGTTCGCAGCGCGAATACGCTCCAGGGACTACCGGCGCCGAGATCGCCGCCCAAATTTCCAAGTCGTTGTCGAAAAAAGCCGTCGCCATGGCGCTCGACGGCGTGCTTTCCGACCTCAATGATCCCATCGTTACTGATGCTCGGCTCGAGATCGTGACGCGCGACGACCCGCGCGCCCTTGAGCTGATCCGCCATGACGCGGCGCATGTGATGGCCGAAGCTGTGCAGGAGCTGTTTCCCGGCACGCAGGTGACCATCGGGCCGGTGATCGACAACGGCTTCTATTACGATTTCTTCCGTCCGGAAGGGCCGTTCACCACCGACGATCTGCCCAAGATCGAAACGAAGATGCGGGAGATCATCGCCCGCGACAAGCCGTTCACCAAACAGGTCTGGAGCCGCGACGAGGCCAAGGACTGGTTTGAGAAGAAGGGCGAGGCGTTCAAGGTCGAGCTGGTTGACGCCATTCCGGCCGACCAGAAGATCAAGATGTACGCGCAGGGCGACTGGATGGACCTCTGCCGCGGTCCGCACATGACCTCGACCGGCAAGATCGGCACTGCCTTCAAGCTGATGAAGGTGGCCGGCGCCTATTGGCGCGGCGATTCCGATCGCGACATGCTGACCCGCATCTACGCGACCGCCTGGCACACCGAGGAGGACCTCAAGGCCTACCTCACCATGCTTGAGGAAGCCGAAAAGCGCGACCATCGCCGTCTCGGCCGCGAGATGGATCTCTTCCACTTCCAGGAGGAGGGGCCCGGCGTCGTCTTCTGGCATCAGAAGGGCTGGGCGATGTTCCAGGAGCTGACCGCCTACATGCGGCGGCGGCTCAAGGGCGAGTACCAGGAGGTCAATGCGCCGCAGATCCTCGACAAGGTGCTGTGGGAGACCTCCGGCCATTGGGGCTGGTACAAGGAGAACATGTTCGCCGTGCAGTCGGCCGGCGACGAGGCCGAGGACAAGCGAATCTTCGCGCTGAAGCCGATGAACTGCCCAGGCCACATTCAGATCTTCAAGCACGGTCTCAAGAGCTATCGCGACCTGCCGATGCGCCTCGCCGAGTTCGGCGCCGTGCACCGCTATGAGCCGTCGGGCGCCATGCACGGGCTGATGCGGGTGCGCGGCTTCACGCAGGACGATGCGCACATCTTCTGCACCGAGGCCGACATGGCCGCCGAGTGCCTGAAGATCAACGACCTGATCCTGTCGGTCTACGAGGACTTCGGCTTCAAAGAGATCACGGTGAAGCTGTCGACCCGGCCGGAAAAGCGCGTCGGCTCGGACGACCTGTGGGATCATGCCGAAGAGGTGATGACCCGCGTGCTCGGCGAGATCGCCGAGAAGTCGGGCGGCCGCATCAAGACCGGCATCAACCCGGGCGAGGGCGCCTTCTACGGCCCGAAGTTCGAATATACTTTGCGCGATGCCATCGGCCGCGAATGGCAGTGCGGCACCACGCAGGTGGACTTCAACCTGCCGGAACGCTTCGGCGCGTTCTACGTCGATGCCGACGGCTCTAAGAAGACGCCGGTAATGATCCATCGCGCCATCTGCGGCTCGATGGAGCGCTTCCTCGGCATCCTGATCGAGAACTTCGCCGGTCATTTCCCGCTGTGGTTCGCGCCGGCGCAGGTGATGGTCACCACTATCACCTCCGAGGCCGATGCCTATGCGCAGGAGGTCTACCAGAAGCTCCTGAAGGCTGGCGTGCGCGTCGACATCGACCTGCGCAACGAGAAGATCAACTACAAGGTCCGCGAGCATTCGCTGGCCAAGATTCCGCTGATCTTCGTCTGCGGCCGCAAGGAGGCCGAGGAGCTGTCGGTCAACGTCCGCACCCTCGGCTCGCAATATCCGAAGTCGATGCCGCTCGGCGAAGCGCTTGCCATGGTCAAGGCGGAGATCGTGCCGCCCGATGTCAAGCGGGCGCTTCTCGAGGATTGA